Part of the Engraulis encrasicolus isolate BLACKSEA-1 chromosome 23, IST_EnEncr_1.0, whole genome shotgun sequence genome is shown below.
CTTTgttgtaccagcccgacatagccccTCAGGCATTGCAAgggacacataggctacaaaacttccagaaatcttgcctgtgccataattgcaaaacattccttgtgatatgcattttgaagattgtcaaattgaaactgtcaatatctactctcgctgaatgtctgtgtaggcctaattgtgttGCGATCACGCATTTGCGGCTCAATGAGATAATAAACCTTGCGGTTGTcacgcttgattttttttttgcaaactgaattcatttcgagttatATCTCCTCTAGCTTTGTAACTCTGagaacaacatgatctccaaaaatgtcgtgctcctggacatggatgttaaggacacaaaatccgtgtccaggagcacagattttgccaaaattcagtgctcctgcactgtaaacccagacatcaaatgtacttaccaagactaattaaaatgcactaaaaaatagaagtttgatggcatttctgaagaatactgagtattgacaacttatttgaggaaatagttgttcagatgaatatgttttagttgaatggattaaattcataagttttggttatgaccccgcctctttttcttcaggctgcaccaactggcctctacccagatgtgggcagttgaatgtattcctgcagtgtgtttcatgttaacagatcgtttcaaatttcaactgacaatatggccacgctgcagcatccaattttaaatcagaatattgccacctagtaaaattaggctatcttgtgaagtgccattgcacaattgaaagtcaaatgctgcatgacataattgacattgcctaccatcaaccaggaacaatggtagtgcccaatcaacctgtcaattagtacctgccctcacttgagtacataggactgttacaagttcattgaattactacctgcagctgccacatgcctgattactctggtcacatggttaactttcacctctataaaaactcagactgtcacaatgcttgagttgcttgcctaaatgactggttcgctggctctctgtccggcttgttggttagtgagctaactgaccgaccaactgactgtttgttggccagctggttggctggctaactgactcttttggttgactgtatggctggtttgttagctggctagccatacaactgacttgtttgttggttagttggctgactaactgagtgttagttggttagccggctctttggctggctagctgacaactgactcttttggttggctggtggactggtttgttggctggctaggtatttagttggtagtgagtattgtggtagcaggtatcctttttggtgtgttgcttacttgacatttcaggattgtctaattatgctcaactagagtattctatgcacactggttaatgtactatcatccaggagattacaataattaaatggtaataatattgcacatactgcagaaacttgaatctctcagtggttatggatagtttggtctattaatacaagagagcagtgtgatggactggttccatgccacagttgtctcagtcatggtgaggaatgggaggtgccacaataacatggtagctacctcttttgtggtgatgaatggaggggcgggatcatggtagtgtgggtagggtgacagtaactaactgtggtgtggccacagtaaactactgtgagaagatcacagtaaactgtgaggatggccacagtaaactactgtgaaatgaatgcaattagtagccagtaattccctgtgacatcacgggaatattttttactgtgtacttacctagctaattggttacaattttgtgaatgtaacttcatattttatgtgaaataactatacgaatcatttgatattacagaagactttcagtttgatcaacttaaaatttaatacatttaactgcaaattttaaataaaataattcattacagttaatcttacgaatgatggtaagtttaatcgactgggaatttagtacattaaactgggaattttgcatacaataactatagataacagttactactgtggaagatggtaggtttaatcaatttggacttaagtacatttaacttaaacttttacatataatgagtatatacaacagttgaggtcacaaaagattgtaagtttaatcattcataattacttagtttttctagggcaaccacttttctgggtttttgtaagtaaactcaacttataaggttttacagtgtggacacggaattattttctgtgatggacacacagaagtgctctctctactcccacagctctatgtttccacagtctcaggaattttctaatttcaaatattgtttctcaaaaaaacatttcttactgacaggttagggttagggattgttttggtcagggtacaacttaaattgctatagcattattttgtttaggattagcattgggtatgtattttctaatgatagagttaacacagtgctgtgggaatatagaaagcactttcgtgtctccatcacggaaaacaattctgtgtccaggagcacggaattttgtcaaaatccgtgctcctggacacagatttcgtgtccttaacatccgtgtcaaggagcatggaatttttggagatcaggctgctgaGAACAACtcaaactgtcaggtttaggccaaattgctGTGGGCCAGTGTAGGTTCTAGATATCCAGTCATggtatccagtagcctggctctgctgtggGCTACTGTGCCTgctgcgcgcagagctcctccctctcttaaaggagccgccacactttttaacagtcagtggcagattctctctctctctctctctctctctctctctctctctctctctctctctctctctctctctctctctgcccattagaaatgctgagtTGTTtaagtcattttgtttaaatagcctaaatatttgatagatttatctgtatttgcctctacaacaacttatagcgctgttcattttgaaaattCAGTGTCTTATATCTGTAAATGCTTCCTGACATATTCGATATACttaacaaatattgcagtgatttttttcatcaccaaatagcaacatgaccattttttgaagatgagatacaatttggaaaaaagagatgagctctggtctaatgtgccatctgtcgcaagaaaccccaaggttttttttatttagctagcgtgcctattctgaatgagacATCTTGATATAGATGAATCTAGATTCagttcataattacagtgagattaatctagattttttttaaaaaaaaatctatgcccacccctagtataaACAGTGGCTTAGCTGTTATAAGATTGAGCATTACTAAAACAACAGTAAGAAAGTATTTATGCAGGTTATGACTCACAAACATTATTTTATTTGCTTTCTAGTATGGTTCACTTGAAAATAATGAGTGTATAACTGCTTTGCTTTCTGATTTCCATGTGAAGAACTTTGTGACCACGACCAGCACAAAGCAAAATGTGAGCCCCTTAAGAAGACACAAGAAGTCACAGATGTCACACCGGTGggtcacatgagagagagagagagagagagagagagagagagagagagagagagagagagagagagagagagagagagagagagagagagagagagaattagtatATTGTATATGTTTTTGAACAAGAATATTTTCTGTTGCACTGACAGTACATGGGAAAGTGGATCCTCCTGATGGAATTTTCAGACAATAAAATAATGATTGACATCATAAAGAATCACACCAGTTACTGGATGTCATTCACACCTACTGACCAAAAAGACACCTTCACTCTCAGCCAAGGAAGTATGATGTAAGTGATAAAGTacacaaaaaaataatacaagATGTAATTCATACTTATTGAGTACGTACAGTACATTAATAAAAAGTCATTATATGTCAATGTAATGTGCAAGATACATATGATGTCTACATTTGGTAAATGGAGGAATGGTAAAACTGGGGCAGATTCAAATGATCATCCATTCAGAAGAGTGATGGTGGTTGGAGAAAGTTAGTGGGTTTGGTGCAGCAATCACAAGAAAGCAGCCTAATGAGAGTGTATGCTAGACAGGATGGGGTGTGTGATGATGATTGGCCTTCCAGTGTTCATGTTCTGGAGAGAGGAAACAAGACCACTTTTGTATCTTATTGAAGAGACCCCATTGGGACCCTGGTGGAGGCTAATCTCTAATCTATTGTGGAACTGTGAAAAATGTGCATGGTTCCATGTACCACCAGAGATAAGTGGTTAAAGTGATAAAAGtgttaaatgtaatgcaatggacTGTTAATGCTGTATGGTTTACAGGAATGGCGCGTGTGAGGTCATCAACAGCGATGCAAACCTCCACAACATCGATGGAAGCAGCTTTGTACAATCAGCCAGTAGGTTTCCAGTCTCGGAGCATTTGCAATTTGGGATAGCCTGGACTCAGCTATCTGTAAGCTTGTAGTCAACCATCAAGAGATGGTTTGAAAGGAGTGTCTTCCATAATTGATATGACATAAGAATCTAATCAACTAAGATATGACTGCCACTCACCTTTAGGAGACTAGAGGGGGCTCAGAATGAGAGTAGTTTAATGGAAAATGGGTGAGTGGGGCGCATCAGCGATTGTCTAAAATTGGATCCAAATTTACAaacttaaacacaaacacaggttAGCCCTCCCACTTGAAACTAGGGCTGAATTAAGCAGTTCTATATCTTTCTTTATGAAATTAGCATGATGGTCCCTGGTTATATCTAGCGTATTTTGTATTAATCTTTTCACTGCCTCTGACAAAGCGACTTCCAAACCTGAGGCCTACTAGCTACAAATGTGGTCTTACAAGAAGGGTTGACGGCTCAAATTTCATTCCAAAATATATATTATAACAGTGAGATGCTAGATAAAAGTCTGAACCAAAGTGATATCCCGATCAGGGACTCAATTCTCAAACTCTGTGGGTCTTTTTCAGTGGAGAATTACGGGCATGAAGTCAACATCAAGTTTTCTTTCCTCACCACGGGAGATGATACACTAGTGATGCGCGTCGAGACCCAGATGGCAGGGCAGCATATCAATTCAGTCTGCCTGATAAGTAAGTGTTTTAAGATACATGTTTAATATCTTACTCAAGGCTTCATATGTTTTTTATGGTTTGCTCAGTCACTTACAACCACTAAACCTTTGAGAAAGAGTAAGATTATCCTTCAAAGTTTAGAATTTTTAGTCTTTTGAAGTGTACACTGAGGTGATGGCAGTACaaaccaaaatcaaaatggcccTCATGGGGCGGACAATAAAACAAATTTAACCTTGAAAGATGACAAACACCTTTTGCAAAACTTGCAAACAGCCCAATACTGTGGGATTTTATTTAGCCTACAGTTACGCCAAGACAGGACATTAACCAAACATAAATGAACACAAAGTCCTGATGCGCATAACCAAATACCCAGGCTGGAGAATCAGCAGCCAGAAGGTGCAACAAGTGAAGCATCTCATGACAATCCTGATCCTGCTGCTTTTATCCTGGACATGATCGGTTCCGCCAATTAACAAAAGTAGAGGCAGGAGAGGGACGAACACAGAAACAGCCCACATGTGCAGCCGTAACAAGCAACAGTTGTTTCATTTTGAACTATATGTAGTTAAATGACAAATGCAGTGTGATCTTAATAAGaatgtcaattttcttcttggagcaggcgtcactcttaattatttaaacctctgagggtgctggcccaaattttaaattcaatgtttcaagaaggaggccgcaccttgcatagtagtgttttttattgcacaaaacactactatgcaaggtgcggcccccttcttgaaacattgatcTTATTAAGAAACATATGTCTGGCACATCTGGCCATTTGGTCAATATCTTATTGCCAATGTGGCCCTTGAACTAAAATAGTTTTGCCCCTCTGGTCAAAGTCAATGTGTGTGGAGCAAGGCAGAATCACATTTATCTGACCGCCAGGTAACATCTTGGTGGGGATGGGAAAATCGTAATGAGAatatgtaaaatgtttttttttctccacaataTTTGAAGATTAACAGTAAAGAGGTGCCACTTTGGCTCAGTAGGCTGAGGGGTCAAACCAATCATCAGGGAACTGGTTTCAAGACAAACCGGACTTGGCATTCCctgatccttctccatctctctcccctactcAATTCCTTTCATCCTCTCACGCTCGCCAGTCTTTATTAAAAATGTATAAAAGCCCAAATAATCATTCCTTTACAACACAAGGAACAGGGCAGAAACATCATTGGGTTCACAATTGTGAATTGTGTTTTCCAAAAGGTCGGACAGGGAAGGCCTCAGCCGCACATGTGGAGACCTATCTGCAATATGCTGAGTGCTGGGGCTTCACCAGAGATGCCCATTTCACTTATGATGGAGTTGCAGGTGAGTGAGTTGTACAGCTATAACTGGGAATCAAGGAGAATAAAACATACATGATACAGTATGTCTTTTACTGAATGTTACTGAGTGCTTAATGAAGAAGGATTAAATGTATACTACAAGATGTAAAGCTTCAATAATGATTTCTGTCTGATTTTCTTTCAGAGCTTTGTGAGAAATCCTAAATCACTTTGACACAAAACCATCTATTGTAAATCTGCCATTACACACAGTCTAATAAAATGTCTCTAATGTAAAGAGTCTTGTAAGGCATTGaccataaaaaaaataataaaatctgatgagtgctgatAACGAACACTGCGTTTTATTTGTTGATATGAAGTGTGAACTTGAAAAAAATGGGAGTTTTCCGTCAGCAGCTTCTAAAATAGGTTTTACACTTCAATTTATTTCCATTGGAAGAAGGCAGAACTTGGTACCGTCTTACTGCAGATGTGcttgtcgacgggcctattcactctttgttgaaaacactcaactacatcataacaatgatATAATCCAAGGAGTCTGAGGTACAGTAATACATTAAGAATGTAccctttggtgacaataaggttatgcAGAGACTCTGCGTTTTAAAAATCAGTAAACAATACACAATTTATCAGTGGATACATGTTAGAACTAGAGTTGGGATAGAAAGTGCGAACAAAATTCTGTCCGTGTCTGCAATGCATAAAGCATACATGCCATATATTGTACCTGGGGACCCAAGCCAATTTCCCATCAGGTTGACTGCAGCCCAAAGTCACATGACcaaggccggattaatgcacgggctagatatggctggtGTTATTATGATGACACAGTCTATGTAAATTTATCAAAAAATGTGCTGTTGCTAGCTGGGGAGCCCACATCAACCTCTAGCCGAGGGCCCcccggccatcttaatctggccctgcacatCACCACCATGTTGACTGGGTGGGTAAGCAGCGATGCCAGTCGATGGAAACAATATGCTTGTCCAGAGAAGCCGCCAAGCCAAAGTGCTGAGCGATCTTGGTATGCTGCCAAAGCGTGGCACAAGATGCGGGGATTATGCAACAGTTATCAGTCATAATTACGAGCAAGCTTGGAGTCACACAGAGATGGTGGGTTATACTGTACGTTCACCCAACTTTCCAGTTTCTCAGACACATGTTCCATGCCTTTTGTATTGTCTGTCATGCATGTCACCACATTCACCCGTAATGTGCATGTTATTTGTAGTCACACTTCACTGACACACTTTCTATGAAATACTGTAGATAGACATTCATCAACAATCTCTGTATACCAGCATGCCAATTTCTCCTATTCCAGCAggaaaccatctctctctctctccacaccatcTCTTGATAGAGGCTCTTGTGCTTCTCCCCTGCTTTATTCCTTTTGCCTCCATTT
Proteins encoded:
- the LOC134440542 gene encoding saxitoxin and tetrodotoxin-binding protein 1-like isoform X4; this translates as MLQAFQKQAECMGFSGPPHFTYDGVTELCDHDQHKAKCEPLKKTQEVTDVTPYMGKWILLMEFSDNKIMIDIIKNHTSYWMSFTPTDQKDTFTLSQGSMMNGACEVINSDANLHNIDGSSFVQSAMENYGHEVNIKFSFLTTGDDTLVMRVETQMAGQHINSVCLISRTGKASAAHVETYLQYAECWGFTRDAHFTYDGVAELCEKS
- the LOC134440542 gene encoding saxitoxin and tetrodotoxin-binding protein 1-like isoform X1, which encodes MGKWSFLAGFADHELFASMLKTMNSSFVTLTPKEQPDTFLMHLGCMFKGRCEFATVNSTIKDNGLHFTEIFDGELLITVFENLLSSEPDYVVSKFKYDMGGLNITALYLLGRSATISDTMLQAFQKQAECMGFSGPPHFTYDGVTELCDHDQHKAKCEPLKKTQEVTDVTPYMGKWILLMEFSDNKIMIDIIKNHTSYWMSFTPTDQKDTFTLSQGSMMNGACEVINSDANLHNIDGSSFVQSAMENYGHEVNIKFSFLTTGDDTLVMRVETQMAGQHINSVCLISRTGKASAAHVETYLQYAECWGFTRDAHFTYDGVAELCEKS
- the LOC134440542 gene encoding saxitoxin and tetrodotoxin-binding protein 1-like isoform X2, producing MGKWSFLAGFADHELFASMLKTMNSSFVTLTPKEQPDTFLMHLGCMFKGRCEFATVNSTIKDNGLHFTGRSATISDTMLQAFQKQAECMGFSGPPHFTYDGVTELCDHDQHKAKCEPLKKTQEVTDVTPYMGKWILLMEFSDNKIMIDIIKNHTSYWMSFTPTDQKDTFTLSQGSMMNGACEVINSDANLHNIDGSSFVQSAMENYGHEVNIKFSFLTTGDDTLVMRVETQMAGQHINSVCLISRTGKASAAHVETYLQYAECWGFTRDAHFTYDGVAELCEKS
- the LOC134440542 gene encoding saxitoxin and tetrodotoxin-binding protein 1-like isoform X3 encodes the protein MGGLNITALYLLGRSATISDTMLQAFQKQAECMGFSGPPHFTYDGVTELCDHDQHKAKCEPLKKTQEVTDVTPYMGKWILLMEFSDNKIMIDIIKNHTSYWMSFTPTDQKDTFTLSQGSMMNGACEVINSDANLHNIDGSSFVQSAMENYGHEVNIKFSFLTTGDDTLVMRVETQMAGQHINSVCLISRTGKASAAHVETYLQYAECWGFTRDAHFTYDGVAELCEKS